A single genomic interval of Gossypium raimondii isolate GPD5lz chromosome 11, ASM2569854v1, whole genome shotgun sequence harbors:
- the LOC105802182 gene encoding cytochrome P450 84A1: MDIVAMIQSMDPLPMALLFIIPFLLLLGLISRLRRRPFPPGPKGLPLIGNMMMMDQLTHRGLAKLAHKYGGIFHMKMGYLHMVTISNPEMARQVLQVQDNIFSNRPANIAISYLTYDRADMAFANYGPFWRQMRKICVMKVFSRKRAESWESVRDEVESIVKAVAANTGKSINMGELIFNLTMNITYRAAFGSSNKHGQEEFIKILQEFSKLFGAFNIADFIPCMTWFDPQGLTARLKNARGALDKFINTIIDDHIQKRKTNIDNGSPEGDTDMVDDLLAFYSEEAKVNEPEDLQNSINLTKDNIKAIIMDVMFGGTETVASAIEWALTELMKSPEDLKRVQQELAEVVGLDRRVEESDIEKLTYLKCTLKETLRLHPPIPLLLHETAEEAVVAGYQIPAKSRVMINAWAIGRDKGSWEDAESFKPSRFLKEGVPDFKGSNFEFIPFGSGRRSCPGMQLGLYSLDLAVAHLLHCFTWELPDGMKPSELDMSDVFGLTAPRATRLYAVPKKRLICPLN; the protein is encoded by the exons ATGGATATAGTTGCTATGATACAAAGCATGGATCCATTGCCTATGGCCCTTCTTTTCATCATCCCTTTCTTATTGCTCTTAGGCCTCATATCTCGGCTTCGTCGAAGACCATTCCCTCCAGGCCCCAAAGGCTTGCCTCTCATCGGCAACATGATGATGATGGACCAGTTAACTCACCGTGGACTGGCCAAGCTAGCTCATAAATACGGTGGCATATTCCATATGAAGATGGGGTACCTGCATATGGTTACTATTTCAAACCCTGAAATGGCTCGCCAAGTGCTTCAGGTCCAAGATAACATTTTTTCTAACCGGCCAGCCAACATCGCCATCAGCTATCTAACGTACGATAGAGCTGATATGGCTTTTGCTAATTACGGACCCTTTTGGAGGCAGATGCGAAAGATTTGTGTAATGAAGGTTTTCAGTAGGAAAAGAGCTGAATCATGGGAGTCAGTGAGGGATGAAGTTGAATCCATCGTTAAAGCTGTTGCGGCCAACACCGGAAAGTCTATAAACATGGGCGAGTTGATCTTCAACCTTACCATGAACATCACTTACAGGGCGGCTTTCGGTTCCAGTAACAAACACGGGCAAGAGGAGTTCATCAAGATCTTACAAGAATTTTCCAAgctttttggtgctttcaataTAGCTGATTTTATCCCGTGTATGACATGGTTCGATCCTCAAGGGCTCACCGCAAGGTTGAAGAACGCTCGTGGTGCATTAGACAAGTTCATCAATACCATCATCGACGACCACATCCAGAAGAGGAAGACAAACATCGACAATGGCTCTCCTGAAGGTGACACCGATATGGTCGACGATTTACTTGCTTTTTACAGTGAAGAAGCTAAAGTAAACGAACCCGAGGATCTACAAAATTCCATCAACCTCACAAAAGATAACATCAAAGCTATTATCATG GATGTGATGTTCGGCGGGACGGAGACGGTGGCGTCGGCGATTGAGTGGGCCTTGACGGAACTGATGAAGAGCCCGGAGGATTTGAAGAGAGTACAGCAGGAGTTGGCGGAGGTGGTGGGTCTCGACCGCCGTGTGGAAGAATCCGATATCGAGAAACTAACGTACCTGAAGTGTACTCTCAAAGAAACCCTCAGGCTCCACCCGCCAATTCCGCTGCTGCTCCACGAAACCGCGGAGGAAGCTGTGGTGGCGGGGTATCAAATTCCGGCGAAGTCGCGCGTGATGATCAACGCGTGGGCCATTGGCAGAGACAAGGGTTCATGGGAAGATGCAGAGAGTTTCAAGCCATCGAGATTCCTGAAAGAAGGTGTCCCGGACTTCAAAGGAAGCAACTTCGAGTTCATTCCGTTCGGGTCGGGTAGGAGGTCGTGTCCGGGTATGCAACTCGGGTTATACTCGCTTGATTTGGCTGTGGCTCATTTGCTTCACTGTTTCACGTGGGAATTGCCTGATGGGATGAAACCGAGTGAACTCGACATGAGTGATGTGTTTGGACTCACTGCACCTCGGGCGACTCGACTCTATGCTGTGCCAAAGAAACGCTTGATTTGTCCACTCAATTAA
- the LOC105802181 gene encoding zinc finger CCCH domain-containing protein 44: protein MESCEQVESTTAVCKPCLQDDARGGGGDDVSNNIKCSNRDSLQGVEFMSIDQCQKNTDMDDSKLVGNGNVAVRGDGGATVEIGAGDGVQVVEMMRAGKRRRGRPPRNQARIVSSSAPSPQRNKEDEEDVCFICFDGGSLVLCDRRGCPKAYHPPCIKRDEAFFKSKAKWNCGWHICSSCQKASHYMCYTCTYSLCKNCTKGADYVNVRGNKGFCGTCMRTVMLIENSALGNKEMVQVDFDDQASWEYLFKVYWILLKEKLSLNLDELTKAKNPWKEIAIPGPKGESSGELNNSINVNVGNGEKAFRDLGASSSKRRKTMKQQNFSNKVRSLDMNGMPLPEGINWATKELLEFVAHMKNGDTSMVSRFDVQALLLEYITRSNLRDPCHSSYIVCDSRLIKLFRKARVGHFEMLKLLDSHFLSKDHSRLIGRGGATKAFATQLAVDGNSDGQPVITNDKSCKTSKKVDGQPINVNKNGDGPLKGVDVVSDIGSRETSIPPYSTGMELSVNNIETDKIWHYKDPLGKTQGPFSMAMLGKWSMSGVSPSDLRIWRTSEKQADSILLTDAFDIQYSQGKQLFHNSCVPIKGVIASDDGCQDRDSDARENKDLNVNQMENKQVEESSKSTQSDTSGDCFGKNEHVKSKEFGSQSSPCSASVDIVNSNAEQMGSPLPHQESVKGDNYFPGQPQVSSSLPSSTVCQKPHETRSCEVGDGHGVERWDCGSVDMNEDLNKTYEGQIIAENVKQEDNDRKSGKSCRQSGTSSSLNDASNGWDLNSGLISLEKAFEVSEQNHDIDFSTLPTSTSNLNNEDSKRHATEFKQSPPSNVPHQDSGPSWSTASSLVGIGSQLPEVAGEWGGYSSTLVKPSAEEWFSGLVSESSLKPTDLESNHSAIPTSGNGQMTHSSSTDPANNASGWDAIVAGPHEYPLGDESVSDLLAEVEAMESLNGLPSPTSILCSDGELAQGSEHNCFSPVGGLSPVHDPGKSNTLSPRNNLQRSSQSAVTNEQFGVSQSEVLDVHKSSGGHSSTSPEIDSTLYSTWRAGPETTGTNLRTVQGNANFNWGGSGQGNTNFSRGTAEVTFQENGSINASTSAGNPPYWGSQQRYTGPRDQGFEGRDSSFGRDRYSSNRQSSYDGPNGVGSSRPLPKGKRVCKFYESGYCKKGASCSYWHP from the exons atgGAAAGTTGTGAACAAGTAGAATCCACCACGGCGGTGTGTAAGCCTTGTTTACAAGACGACGCCCGCGGCGGTGGCGGTGATGATGTCagtaataatattaaatgttCGAATCGTGATTCTCTACAAGGAGTGGAGTTCATGAGCATCGATCAATGCCAGAAGAATACGGATATGGACGATTCGAAGCTTGTCGGAAACGGTAACGTGGCGGTTCGAGGAGATGGTGGTGCTACGGTTGAGATTGGAGCGGGAGATGGAGTTCAAGTTGTGGAGATGATGAGAGCGGGGAAACGGAGGCGGGGAAGGCCGCCGAGGAATCAGGCAAGAATCGTGTCGTCATCGGCGCCATCACCTCAAAGGAACAAGGAGGACGAAGAAGACGTTTGCTTTATATGCTTCGATGGCGGAAGTCTCGTACTTTGTGATCGCCG GGGCTGTCCTAAGGCTTACCATCCACCCTGTATCAAAAGGGATGAGGCATTCTTTAAATCTAAGGCAAAATGGAACTGCG GGTGGCATATATGTAGCAGTTGTCAGAAAGCTTCACATTATATGTGCTATACTTGTACATATTCCTTGTGCAAGAATTGCACCAAAGGCGCTGATTACGTGAATGTAAGAGGAAATAAAGGATTTTGTGGAACGTGCATGAGAACCGTAATGCTGATTGAAAACAGCGCATTAGGAAATAAGGAAATG GTTCAAGTGGATTTTGATGACCAAGCTAGTTGGGAGTATCTCTTCAAGGTTTATtggattttattgaaagaaaaattgtCTTTAAATTTAGATGAGCTTACCAAAGCTAAAAATCCCTGGAAGGAAATTGCTATACCGGGTCCTAAGGGAGAATCATCAGGTGAACTTAATAACAGTATTAATGTTAATGTTGGTAATGGAGAAAAAGCTTTTAGAGACCTAGGAGCAAGTTCTTCCAAGAGAAGGAAAACAATGAAACAACAGAACTTTTCTAACAAAGTTAGATCTCTAGATATGAACGGGATGCCATTGCCTGAAGGCATAAATTGGGCAACAAAGGAGCTTCTTGAATTTGTGGCACACATGAAAAATGGTGATACATCTATGGTTTCTCGTTTTGATGTTCAGGCACTTTTGCTTGAGTACATAACAAGAAGCAATCTTCGTGATCCTTGCCACAGTTCTTACATTGTCTGTGATTCGAGGCTTATAAAATTGTTTCGAAAAGCAAGGGTTGGCCACTTTGAAATGTTAAAGCTTCTTGATTCTCATTTCCTCAGCAAAGATCATTCAAGGCTCATTGGTAGAGGAGGAGCCACCAAAGCTTTTGCTACCCAATTGGCTGTTGATGGGAATAGTGATGGTCAACCCGTAATTACCAATGATAAGAGTTGTAAAACTAGTAAAAAGGTTGATGGTCAACCCATCAATGTTAATAAGAACGGTGATGGTCCACTGAAGGGAGTTGATGTTGTGAGTGATATAGGAAGCAGGGAAACTAGCATACCACCTTATTCTACAGGAATGGAGCTATCTGTAAATAATATTGAGACAGATAAAATATGGCACTATAAAGACCCGCTTGGGAAAACTCAAGGGCCATTTTCTATGGCAATGTTAGGTAAATGGAGCATGAGTGGTGTTTCCCCTTCTGATCTGAGAATATGGCGAACAAGTGAAAAGCAGGCGGACTCCATTCTCTTAACTGATGCTTTTGATATTCAGTACAGCCAAGGGAAACAGTTGTTTCATAACAGCTGCGTACCAATTAAGGGTGTCATTGCCTCTGATGATGGATGTCAGGACAGGGATAGTGATGCTAGGGAGAACAAGGATCTGAATGTAAATCAGATGGAAAACAAACAGGTTGAGGAGAGTTCGAAGTCAACGCAGAGCGATACAAGTGGTGATTGTTTTGGTAAAAATGAACATGTGAAGAGCAAAGAATTTGGCTCTCAATCTTCACCTTGTAGTGCCTCTGTAGATATTGTCAATTCAAATGCAGAACAAATGGGAAGTCCTTTACCACATCAGGAATCTGTGAAGGGTGATAATTACTTCCCTGGTCAGCCCCAAGTAAGTAGTTCACTTCCCTCATCAACAGTATGTCAGAAACCACATGAAACCCGGTCTTGTGAAGTAGGCGACGGTCATGGGGTTGAAAGATGGGACTGTGGTTCAGTTGACATGAATGAAGATTTGAACAAGACTTATGAAGGACAAATCATTGCTGAAAATGTGAAGCAAGAAGATAATGACAGAAAATCAGGTAAATCTTGTAGGCAAAGTGGGACATCTTCATCTTTAAACGATGCTTCAAATGGATGGGATTTGAATTCTGGTCTGATTTCTCTGGAAAAAGCATTTGAAGTATCGGAGCAGAATCATGATATTGATTTCTCAACTCTTCCTACCTCAACATCAAATTTGAACAATGAAGACTCAAAACGTCATGCTACTGAATTCAAACAGTCTCCTCCTTCGAATGTGCCTCATCAAGATTCAGGTCCTAGTTGGAGTACAGCTTCTAGTCTAGTCGGTATTGGATCACAACTTCCTGAAGTAGCTGGTGAATGGGGTGGGTATTCCTCCACTCTAGTGAAACCTTCTGCAGAGGAATGGTTTTCGGGTCTTGTGTCCGAGTCTTCTTTGAAACCAACTGACTTAGAAAGTAATCATTCGGCTATACCAACTTCAGGAAATGGCCAAATGACACATTCTTCTTCCACAGATCCTGCGAATAATGCATCTGGTTGGGATGCAATTGTTGCCGGACCCCATGAGTATCCTTTGGGTGATGAATCTGTTTCTGATCTCTTGGCTGAAGTTGAAGCGATGGAGTCACTTAATGGCTTGCCGTCACCTACTTCAATTTTGTGTTCTGATGGTGAGTTGGCACAAGGTTCTGAACATAATTGTTTTAGCCCTGTAGGAGGACTGAGCCCTGTACATGATCCAGGAAAAAGCAATACTTTGAGCCCCAGAAATAATCTACAAAGGTCTTCTCAGTCAGCTGTGACCAATGAGCAGTTTGGGGTGTCTCAGTCTGAGGTTCTTGATGTTCATAAGAGTTCTGGTGGGCATTCTTCCACAAGTCCTGAAATAGATTCTACTTTATATTCTACTTGGAGAGCAGGGCCTGAAACTACGGGCACCAATTTGAGAACAGTTCAAGGAAATGCGAATTTTAATTGGGGAGGTTCAGGTCAAGGAAATACGAATTTTAGTAGGGGAACAGCTGAGGTAACATTCCAGGAAAATGGAAGCATCAATGCAAGCACTTCTGCAGGGAATCCGCCCTATTGGGGAAGCCAACAGAGGTATACTGGTCCAAGGGACCAGGGTTTTGAGGGAAGAGATTCAAGTTTTGGTAGGGACAGGTACTCTTCGAATAGGCAGTCGTCCTATGATGGTCCAAATGGAGTTGGTTCTTCGAGACCTCTGCCCAAAGGGAAACGGGTTTGTAAATTTTACGAAAGTGGGTATTGCAAGAAGGGAGCATCATGCAGTTACTGGCACCCTTGA